A window of bacterium genomic DNA:
CACGCAGGGAGGACGGGTAGTGGGACGGCAGGGCCGCGAAGCCCGACTCGACGCCGAAATCCGTCGGAACGCCCGTGTCCAGGCCGCCGTCGGTCCCGCCCGTTCCGCCGTCCGGCCGGGCCGCGGGATTGGCGTTTTCGCCGCAACCGACGACCGTCGCGGCGACCAATCCTCCCAAGCCGGCGAGAAACCCGCGCCGGCTGATGTCCTGCCCTTGCAAACCCCGCGCCGCCTGAGAAACGGCCAAGGCGTTGTTGATGCCGAACAGACCGTTGATGAAGTTCATGATGTCTCCTCGCTTTTTTCTATTTCGGTAAGGTTCCGTGAATGACCGCCACCGCGTCCAAATCGAATCCCCGCGTCCCCGGCCCGATCGGCCCGAGGCCCAGGCCGCTGTCCCGGATGCGCACGAAGCGCGCGCGCATCAGACCCACGTCGTTCAGGTCGAACGCATCTCCCCCCGAAACCGCGGGGTCGGTGGGATCGACGTCGTTCAAGTCGGCGTTGGCCAGGACGGGCGTCACGCCCGCGCATCCCGCATAGGGCGCGGCGGACGCGTCGCAGGCAAACTCGACGAAGTTCACGCCGTCCTCGGAGACGCCGACGATCCCCGGCTCGGCGAAGGTCACGCCCGAGCTTCCGCTGACCAGAAAGGCGTTTTCGAAGACCGTGAAGTCCGGCCCGTCCCCGTCGAAAATGAGAAAGTCCGTCATCTCGAGGACGATCTCGCCGCCGAGGCCCAAGGAGAGGACGTGGAAAGAGCCCTGAAAGAGCCCTCCCCCGCGCGGCGCTCCGAGCACGATGCCCGGCAGGTCCTCCTCATTGAACCCGCCGCCGTCGCCGATGTGGAAGGAAACGACCCGGTCCGCGAAGGGA
This region includes:
- a CDS encoding cell surface protein codes for the protein MKRFCLSIAVAFAVAGCNAGEFPARRVVQYSTSPGFQPVSPEEPNPSESPEPPVDEGVDGEPAIPPEEPPSDGPSDGETPPDPRPEDGPVEAPLPAGADPFADRVVSFHIGDGGGFNEEDLPGIVLGAPRGGGLFQGSFHVLSLGLGGEIVLEMTDFLIFDGDGPDFTVFENAFLVSGSSGVTFAEPGIVGVSEDGVNFVEFACDASAAPYAGCAGVTPVLANADLNDVDPTDPAVSGGDAFDLNDVGLMRARFVRIRDSGLGLGPIGPGTRGFDLDAVAVIHGTLPK